A region of Thiohalobacter sp. DNA encodes the following proteins:
- a CDS encoding MlaC/ttg2D family ABC transporter substrate-binding protein, producing the protein MNRRGFLLLLALLGWNPALAAPVSPLEVVRSTSEQMLDRLRAERSLIEAEPARLYGLVEDIVLPHFDFRRMAQWVLGKYWRRATPEERERFTSEFRTLLVRTYSTALLDYTDQEIHYLPLKLPEGASDATVRTEVVQPGGPPIPIDYRMYWDGSEWKVYDVAINGVSLVTNYRSTFAAEIRQRGLDGLIARLAERNRDGTL; encoded by the coding sequence ATGAACCGGCGTGGTTTTCTTCTGCTGCTGGCGCTGCTCGGCTGGAACCCCGCCCTCGCCGCGCCGGTGTCGCCGCTGGAGGTGGTGCGCAGCACCTCGGAACAGATGCTCGACCGGTTGCGGGCCGAACGCAGCCTGATCGAGGCCGAGCCGGCGCGGTTGTATGGCCTGGTCGAGGACATCGTGTTGCCGCATTTCGACTTCCGGCGCATGGCGCAGTGGGTACTGGGCAAGTACTGGCGCAGGGCCACGCCCGAGGAAAGGGAACGCTTCACCTCCGAGTTCCGGACCCTGCTGGTGCGCACCTACAGCACGGCCCTGCTGGACTACACCGACCAGGAGATCCATTACCTGCCGCTGAAGCTGCCGGAGGGCGCGTCCGACGCGACCGTGCGGACCGAGGTCGTCCAGCCCGGCGGGCCGCCCATTCCCATCGACTACCGCATGTACTGGGACGGCAGTGAGTGGAAGGTCTACGACGTGGCCATCAATGGCGTCAGCCTGGTCACCAACTACCGCAGCACCTTTGCCGCCGAGATCAGGCAACGGGGGCTGGACGGTCTGATCGCCCGGCTCGCCGAGCGCAACCGGGACGGGACCCTGTGA
- the mlaE gene encoding lipid asymmetry maintenance ABC transporter permease subunit MlaE, translating into MLEGLRQLGRAGLGFFERLGRGSLFLLAVLGGIPETLWRFRLLIKELYSVGVLSLLIILVSGLFVGMVLGLQGYNTLVDFGAEESLGVMVALSLVRELGPVVAALLFAGRAGSALTAEIGLMKATEQLSGMEMMAVDPVKRVVAPRFLAGFISLPLLAAIFSAVGVAGGYFVGVGLLGVDDGAFWSQMQAKVDLHEDVYNGVIKSLVFGFVVTWIAVFEGYDAVPTSEGVSRATTRTVVHAALAVLGLDFVLTALMFNE; encoded by the coding sequence ATGCTGGAGGGACTGCGGCAACTGGGCCGGGCCGGGCTCGGCTTCTTCGAACGGCTGGGCCGGGGCAGCCTGTTCCTGCTGGCGGTGCTCGGCGGCATCCCCGAGACCCTGTGGCGGTTTCGGCTGCTGATCAAGGAGCTGTACTCGGTCGGCGTGCTGTCGCTGCTGATCATCCTGGTGTCCGGGCTGTTCGTGGGCATGGTGCTCGGCCTGCAGGGGTACAATACGCTGGTCGATTTCGGCGCCGAGGAGTCTCTCGGCGTGATGGTTGCGCTGTCGCTGGTGCGCGAGCTGGGGCCGGTGGTGGCGGCCTTGCTGTTCGCGGGTCGCGCGGGTTCGGCGCTGACGGCCGAGATCGGCCTGATGAAGGCGACCGAGCAGCTCTCGGGCATGGAGATGATGGCGGTGGACCCGGTCAAGCGGGTGGTGGCGCCCCGCTTCCTGGCCGGCTTCATCAGCCTGCCGCTGCTGGCGGCCATCTTCAGCGCGGTGGGCGTGGCCGGCGGCTATTTCGTGGGCGTTGGGCTGCTGGGCGTGGACGATGGCGCCTTCTGGTCGCAGATGCAGGCCAAGGTGGACCTGCACGAGGATGTCTACAACGGGGTCATCAAGAGCCTGGTGTTCGGTTTCGTGGTGACCTGGATCGCGGTGTTCGAGGGCTACGATGCCGTGCCCACGTCGGAAGGGGTGAGCCGGGCGACCACGCGCACAGTGGTGCATGCGGCGCTGGCGGTGCTGGGGCTGGACTTCGTGCTGACCGCGCTCATGTTCAACGAATAG
- the mlaD gene encoding outer membrane lipid asymmetry maintenance protein MlaD → MERVRIMEIGVGLFVAAGLAALFVLAMKVSNLSTYADENDTYRVTARFDNVGGLKVRSPVSVAGVRVGRVAAIDFDNETFEAVVTLAIARRYDRFPVDTSAQIYTAGLLGEQYVGLEPGGAAEVLKEGDEIRLTQSALVLEQIIGQFLYGKAAGGGAP, encoded by the coding sequence ATGGAACGAGTCAGGATAATGGAAATCGGGGTCGGGCTGTTCGTGGCGGCCGGGCTGGCGGCGCTGTTCGTGCTGGCCATGAAGGTCAGCAACCTGAGCACCTATGCCGACGAGAACGATACCTACCGGGTGACCGCCCGCTTCGACAATGTGGGCGGCCTCAAGGTCCGCTCGCCGGTGTCGGTGGCCGGGGTGCGCGTGGGGCGGGTGGCGGCCATCGACTTCGACAACGAGACCTTCGAGGCGGTGGTCACGCTGGCCATCGCCCGGCGCTATGACCGCTTTCCCGTGGATACCTCCGCCCAGATCTACACCGCCGGTCTGCTCGGCGAGCAGTACGTCGGGCTGGAACCCGGCGGCGCGGCCGAGGTCCTCAAGGAAGGGGACGAGATCAGGCTCACCCAGTCGGCGCTGGTGCTGGAGCAGATCATCGGCCAGTTCCTCTACGGCAAGGCGGCCGGGGGAGGCGCGCCATGA
- a CDS encoding STAS domain-containing protein: MNGLVIEAAPDGRVRVGGELGFATVTSALAGTEPLFDAGEGTLVFDLSGVERADSAGLALLIEWMRRARRAGRAVRFLNLPPQMLEIARAASLDRVLPLGRG, translated from the coding sequence GTGAATGGGCTGGTCATCGAAGCGGCACCGGATGGACGGGTCCGGGTCGGGGGCGAGCTGGGCTTCGCCACGGTCACCTCGGCACTGGCCGGGACCGAACCGCTGTTCGACGCCGGCGAGGGGACCCTGGTGTTCGATCTGAGCGGGGTCGAGCGGGCCGACAGTGCCGGCCTGGCGCTGCTGATCGAGTGGATGCGCCGGGCTCGGCGGGCAGGGCGGGCGGTGCGTTTTCTCAACCTGCCACCGCAGATGCTGGAGATCGCGCGGGCGGCCAGTCTGGACCGGGTCCTGCCCCTGGGGCGCGGCTGA
- a CDS encoding BolA family protein, which produces MQAEDVKKLIQEALPDAEVTVTGEGDHFEATVVSESFRGLSPVKQHQQVYAALGDRFQGEIHALALRTYTPEDWARRIQ; this is translated from the coding sequence ATGCAGGCCGAAGACGTCAAGAAGCTGATCCAGGAGGCCCTGCCGGATGCCGAGGTGACGGTGACCGGGGAAGGGGACCATTTCGAGGCGACCGTGGTCAGCGAATCCTTTCGCGGGCTGTCTCCGGTGAAGCAACACCAGCAGGTCTATGCGGCACTGGGCGACCGCTTCCAGGGCGAGATCCATGCCCTGGCGCTGCGCACCTACACGCCCGAAGACTGGGCCCGGCGCATCCAGTAG